GGAGGTAGAGGGCGTGCCAAAGGTAATGCCCGCCTGTAATACCTACGTCAGGGACGGCCTGATAGTCAAAACGAATTCGGAAAGGGCGATAAAGGCAAGAAAAGCGACTGTCGAGTTCACCCTGATTAATCACCCGCTGGACTGCCCGATATGCGACAAGGGAGGGGAGTGTCCTCTTCAGCTTACGACTGTAAAGCACGGCCCGGGATACAGCAGGTTCGAAGGGCCCGAGGAAAAGAAGGTGAGAAGAAAGTATTACCTGAGCGACAGGATATTGTACGACCCCAACCGCTGTATCATGTGCACGAGATGCGTCAGATTTACGGATGAAGTCACAAAAACACATGAGCTCGGATACGAGGGAAGAGGGTTCAGGAAAAAGATAGTTGTGTTTCCGGAGAAAGACCTCGATAACGAGCTTGCCGGAAATGTTACGGACCTCTGCCCTGTGGGGGCGCTTCTAAATAAGGAAAATCTCCACGAGGAGCGCGTATGGTACTGGAAATTTACGGACAGCGTGTGCTCTCTATGCAGCAACGGCTGCAACATAACGGTGGGCGTGGACCCGAGAAAAGGCAGGGTCGCGCGCGTTAGGCCGAGAATCAACATGGATGTAAACGAGTACTGGATCTGCGACAGGGGAAGATACGACTTCAAGGAAGTACAGGAGGGGAAGACGCGCCTCAAGGACCCGATAGTGAGAAAGGGGGAGGGGTTTGAGATCTCAGGCTGGGTTGAAGCCATTGAGCTCGCATCGAACCAGTTAAAAAAAATCAGCCGTACAGACCCTGAATCGATAGCAGTCATCGGGTCGCCGACTCTGACAAATGAGGAGCTGTATCTGCTTAAAAAACTGTCCGGGACTCTTAAAACGGGCAGAATCGCTTCAAATATCGGGACCGTGAATCAGGAAAAACGGTACGGCCTTATCAGCTCCGACCCCTATCCGAACAGCAGGGGGGTCAAGGACATGGGGTACCCTTCCGGCGCGGAGAAGATTCACGAGCTGATCGAGCAGATACTGGGAGGGCGTATAAAAGCCCTCTATGCCGCGGGAGAGGATTTATTTAATTTCGTCTCGGTGGAGGAGCGACCGAAACTGATAGAGGCCCTTACGGGGCTTACGCTCCTGGCGGTTCAGGATTACAGGATTACGGAAACCGCAAAACTGGCCCACGTCATCCTTCCGGGCGCAAGCCCTTACGAAAAGGAAGGCACATTTACGAACGACAGGGGGAGGGTTCAGAGAGTAAGACAGGCGATAGCCCCTCCGGGCACGGCAAAACCCGACTGGGAAATACTGGCGCTTCTCGGAACTACATTTGAGGCGGAGACGTTCAGCTATGAGAATCCTTCTGAAATAATGGCGGAGATCGCGGGCGCATTCCCGGCCTACAGGGGAATGAACTACAGCAACATCGGCATGCTCGGAGCAGACACGGCTGACTGATTTCTCATAACAGGTCAAAATTATGATTTGGGTCGAACTAGGAATCTCACTCGTAAAAATAGCGCTTCTGTTCTTTGTCGTGCTTACGCTCGTGGCCTACCTCACGCTGGCCGAGCGCAGGGTGAGCGCTTTCATACAGGACAGACTGGGACCCAATAGGGTCGGCCCCTTCGGATTTCTCCAGCCCCTGGCCGACGGCGTAAAATTCATATTCAAAGAAGATATAATCCCAACAAAGGCCGACAGGACTTTCTTCGTCGTCGCCCCCGCATTCGCGCTCATCACAGCTTTAATCGCTCTTGCCGTGATCCCGATAGGCAAGGGGTTCTACACGACCATTTTCGGGCTTCTGCAGGACCCGGTATATGTAAAGCTGCAGATAGCCGACCTGAACGTGGGCGTGCTCTACGTGCTCGCCATAGGCTCGCTCAGCGTTTACGGCGTGGTGCTGGGCGGCTGGGCCTCAAACAGCAAATATTCTTTTCTGGGGGGACTCAGGGGCGCCGCGCAGATGATAAGCTACGAGCTTGCCATGGGAATATCCATCCTCGGCGTTGTCGCGTGGACGGGCTCTCTCAGGCTCGATGATATCATCGAAGCGCAGTCTCAATACTGGTTCGCCTTTCCCCAGATACTGGGCTGTCTGGTGTTTATCATAGCTGCGTTTGCGGAAACCAACAGGCTCCCCTTCGACATGCCGGAGGCCGAAACCGAGATAGTCGCGGGGTACCACACGGAGTACAGCAGCATGAAATTCGCGATGTTTTTCATGGCGGAATACACGCACATGATCGTGGTATCATGCCTTGTTGTGGCGCTCTTTTTCGGAGGCTGGTATCCGCTGCCCTTCGGAGGCTGGTTCGGAATAGATATAGATACATACTGGTACCTGCCGCCTCTCGTATTTATTGGAAAGGTGCTCGCGTTTCTGTTCTTCTTCATCTGGGTGAGGTTTACGCTGCCGAGGTTCAGGTACGACCAGGTTATGAACCTGGGATGGAAGGTGCTCCTTCCGGTAGCCATAGCGAATATAATCATCATCAGCATCGCCATACTGGTGCTTCAGAATTACGGATATCTGCAAGCCTGATTACTAATTCAAAGATTTAGGCAAGCTGCCGGAATCTATAAACGCCGTATAGTAGAATATTAAAGCCGCAGAGCCGACCGGGAAAGGCCCTCATTTCTTTTTTTCTATGAGCGATATTTTATCGTCCTGATTGGGCACCATGCAGAGGAACTCGAAGTTTTCATCCCCCAGCACCTCGTACCAGTGGGGAACGCCCGCCGGAATGAATAGCACGTCGTCGGGCTTAACCTCGTAAACGGCGTCGCCTATGCCTATCCTCGCCCTGCCGCGGAGCACAAACTGCTCGTGCTCGACCGTGTTGGTGTGAGAGGGAATACCTCCTCCGGGCTCCATGATGAACCGCCTCATCGCGAAGTTGGGACCCTCTGCGGGGCCTATCAGAACCTGTCTGTAGGTGGATTTACCGGCTCCGAGCTTTTCAACGGGGATTTCACTTAAATTTTTTACGGACGCGGACATGGCTTCCTAATATTAAAGAATTTCATACTCCCGGACTATACGTCGAGGTTGCTTACGTTAAGGGCGTTGGTTTCGATGAATTCCTTTCTGGGCTCGACCTGATCGCCCATGAGGATCGTGAAAATCTCGTCCGACTCAAAAGCGTCCTCTATCACGACCTTTTTGAGGACCCGGGTCTCCGGGTTCATCGTAGTCTCCCAGAGCTGCTCCGGGTTCATCTCGCCAAGCCCCTTGTACCTCTGAATCGACATACCTTTTTTACCGCGAGAGAGTATGTGCTCGGCAACCTCGGCAAGCGTCTGAAGCTCAACGGTAGTCTCTTCATCAACTACCCCGTAGGGAGGGTCTCCAACGACTTTTATCGAGTCCCTGAGATTCTTCAGGTCCGCGAATTCGGGAGAATTCAGGAAATCAAAGTCTATTAACGTCGTCCTGTTCCTTCCGCTTTCCTTAAAGGTGTAAAATATTTTCGATGACCCGTGCTCAGGGTCATCCTGAAGCTCCCAGTCAAGACCCGTGACTTCGGGATGTCTGCTCTCGATTCTTTCCTTGATAGCCTGAAGGTGCGTATCGAGCTCGGCCTCATTTCCGATTTGCAGATTGCTTTTTCTAAAGCCCTCCCGGCTCGCGAACGCATCCACGATTCTTCTGTCCCTCCCCCACCTGGCTATTCTGTCAAGCGCCTTGCCGTAGGAAATGGACTTTTTAATTACATCCAACAGCCTCGTCCCTTTAATTTCCCTGGAACCGTTTCCGTTCTCGGATACGCTCATGGTAACGCCGTCCGTGCCCCGTTCGAGAAAATAGTCCTCATACATGAGGTCGTCTTTGAGATAACGCTCTTCCTTGCCGCGTTTTACCCTGTAGAGCGGGGGCTGGGCAACGTAAAGATGTCCTCTATCGAGTATTTCAGGGAACTGCCTGTAGAAGAACGTCAGGAGAAGGGTTCTTATGTGCGAGCCGTCGACGTCCGCGTCCGTCATCAGTATTATTTTGTGATAACGAAGCTTGGATATATCGAAGTCATCGCTGCCGATACCGGTGCCCAGGACCGTAATCAGCGTTCTTATTTCCTCGTTGCTGAGCATCTTGTCGAATCTGGCTTTCTCGACGTTCAATATCTTACCGCGCAACGGCAGAACCGCCTGATTGTACCTAGCTCTCGCCTGTTTAGCCGAGCCTCCCGCCGACTCACCCTCTACTATGAAAAGCTCGCACAGCTCGGGGTCGCGCTCCTGGCAGTCGGCGAGCTTCCCGGGGAGGGAGCCCGACTCAAGGGCGCTTTTTCTCCTGGTCAGCTCACGGGCCTTCCTGGCCGCTTCCCTCGCTCTCGCCGCGTCAACGGCCTTCTCGATGATTTTTTTGGAAACCGAGGGGTTCTCCTCGAAAAAGGCCCCCAGTTTCTCGTTCAAAAGCACTTCCACTATTCCCTTCACGTCCGTATTGCCCAGTTTGGTCTTGGTCTGACCCTCGAACTTCGGATCGGGGAGCTTAACGCTTATTATGGCTGTAAGGCCTTCCCTGGCGTCATCGCCGCTCAGGGATACCTTGGCGTTTTTCAGCAGACCCTTGTCTTCGGCGTACTTGTTTACTGTTCTGGTGAGGGCTCCCCTGAATCCGGTGAGGTGTGTGCCGCCCTCGATATTGTTAATATTATTGGCGTAAGCGAATATGGTCTCCGTGTAGCTGTCGTTATACTGGAGAGCCACCTCGACGATAATGTCGTCTTTCTCCCCGGTCACGTATATCGGGCTCGGGTGAAGCGCCTTTTTGTTCCTGTTGAGCTCCTCGACAAAAGCCACAATTCCTCCCTTGTAGTAAAACTCCTGACTCTTCCCGCTCCGCTCGTCGGTGAGGCTTATAACGAGGCCTTTGTTGAGAAACGCAAGCTCCCTTATTCTATGTGCCAGCGTATCGTAGCTGAATTCGCCGACCTCGAAAATAGTGGAGTCGGGTTTAAAGCTTATCTTGGTCCCGGAGCGCTCCGTTTTTCCCGTTTCCTTAAGCTCGGTAACCGCCTGGCCGCGCTCGTATTTCTGATACCATACCTTGCCGTCCCTCCTTATCTCCAGAATCAGGTATTCGGAAAGAGCATTGACAACGGTGACACCGACCCCGTGCAGCCCGCCCGAGACCTGGTAGACCTTGCCTTCGAACTTTCCGCCCGCATGCAGCATTGTCATAACGACTTCGGCGGCTGATTTGCCGGTCTCTTTATGTTTATCGACCGGAATACCGCGGCCGTTGTCCTCAATCGTAACGCTTTCATCGACGTGTATGGTTACATTTATCCTGTCACAGTATCCCGCGAGCGCCTCGTCGACGCTGTTATCAAGAACCTCGAAAACAAGGTGGTGAAATCCCCTCGTGCTCGTGTCGCCGATGTACATATCGGGACGCTTTCTTACGGCTTCGAGCCCGGGAAGAACCTTGATTTTTTCCGCCGTATAAGAACTATCTTCCTTTAGCATAGACTTCTTTTCCAGGTCTGTTTTTACTTCCAATATACACTACCTCCGCATACGCATATAGGGGGGAATAATTAGACAATAATTATACCATGACAGGGGAAAAAGGGAAATAAAATCAGGGGGTTTAATCGCATGAACGCGCGGGGACCACGAGGGCATGAAAAGCCCGGAGCATAGCGGTCTCGGAGGACCCGGACAGGGGAAAATCCCGAGCGGCCTCTAAACCTTGGGCGGGGTGATTCCAACCTGCTTCTGATACTTGCCCTTTTTGTCGGCGTAGGATACCTCGCACATCTCGTCCGCCTCGAAAAAAAGGACCTGCGCTATCCCTTCATTCGCGTAAATCTTTGCGGGAAGCGGGGTCGTGTTCGATATCTCGAGCGTCACATAACCCTCCCACTCGGGCTCGAAGGGAGTAACGTTAACTATTATGCCGCATCGCGCGTACGTGGATTTTCCCACACAGAGGGTAATAGTGCTTCTGGGAACCCTGAAATACTCGACGGTCCTGGCCAGAGCAAAAGAATTGGGGGGGATCATACACACATCCGACTTGATTTCGACAAATGACTTGTCGTCGAATTTCTTGGGGTCCACTACGGAATTATATATGTTCGTGAAGACCTTAAATTCATCGCTGACCCTGATATCGTATCCGTAAGCCGACAGACCGTATGAAATCGAGCCTTCCCTTATCTGCCCGTCTATAAACGGTTCTATCATATTTTGCTCAAGGGCCATCTTTCTAATCCAGTGGTCAGGTTTTACTCCCATTACAAATGCTCCTTAGATGTAATATTTCAACCGAAGAGGAAAAGCATAGTACCATAGACGCGGGCCTTACTCAATTTACGGGCCTCCTGCGGGATTAATCGCAGTACGCGCATAATCCCTACACGAACTGCTTTAAGAAACGGACATCGTTCTCGAAAAAGAGTCTTATATCATTTATGCCGAATTTAAGCATAGCGATCCGCTCGATCCCCATGCCGAAGGCAAATCCGCTGTACTTATCAGGGTCGTAACCCACGCTCCTGAATACTTCGGGATCAACCATGCCGCAGCCCAGAATCTCGAGCCATCCGGTATTCTTGCACACCCTGCAACCCTTTGCGCCGCATATTACACAGCTCATATCCACCTCGGCGCTGGGCTCCGTGAAGGGGAAGAAGCTCGGCCTGAACCTCACCCCTATGCCCTCTCCGAAAAAGAGCCTCACAAACTCCGTGAGAACCCCTTTCAGATCCCCGAAGGTGACTTGCTCATCCACGAGCAGCCCCTCGATCTGGTGAAACATCGGGGTGTGCGATACGTCGCTGTCACACCTGTAAACCTTACCCGGCGCGATAATCTTTACGGGCGGCTCCTGTTTCTCCATAACCCTTATCTGAACCGGTGAAGTGTGGGTTCTCAAAACTATTTCTTCCGAGATGTAAAAGGTGTCCTGCATGTCCCTCGCGGGGTGGTTTTTGGGTATATTGAGAGCCTCGAAATTGTAGTAGTCAGTCTCAATCTCGGGCCCTTCCGCGACCTGAAACCCCATCCTCTCGAAAATCGAGACAATCTCTTCCATCACCAGGCTTACCGGATGCTTTCCCCCCCCGGGCATTCCTCTTCCCGGAAGGGTCACATCTATTTCTTCCTCCAGAAGGGCACGGTTCTTCTTTTCCTCTCTCAGCTCCTGATGCCTTTTCTCAAACATCTCCTCGACGAATGTCTTGGTCTCGTTAATGAGCTTCCCCATTTCGGGGCGCTCGTCCGGGGGGACGTCCTTCATACCCTTCAGAATTTCCGTGATTACGCCCTTCTTACCCACGAATCGCGCTTTGAGGTTCTGAAGTGACACCTCGTCCCGTATTTTCTCCAATTCGTCCCGCGCCTCGAGCCTGAATTGTTCGAGCTTTTCTTCCATAACCTAATTCCTCACCACGGAGACTATCGTAATTGCAATCATCGTCAAACCGATCGCGCCTTTTGAAATCGCGCCGCCCACTCTTCCGAGAAGAGCGCCCTGACCCGATTTCACTGCCCTGTCAAAATTCTTCTCAAGCAAAAGCTCAATTATAAAAGCGCCGACAAAGGCCCCTATGAATGCGCCGATAACCGCCCCTATTCCGAAGAAAAAGGGAATCCCGAGAACTCCGCCGATGATTCCAAAAATAATCGAACCCACTACCGCCTTGTTGCTCGATTTATATTTCTTGGCTCCCAGTATTCCCAAAATAAATTCTATAACCTCCGCAAGCACTGCGAGAGCGACGAGGATAATTATAATCTTAACGGTAATTTCCCCGAAACCGCCGTACCAGCCGTAAAGAATAGAGGCCCCGAGAATTATAAAGTTACCCGGCAGTCCGAACACGTGGGATATTAAACCTGCTGCGGCTATCAGAATAAAAAGGGCAAATATAACATAATCCATAGGCTCGGGACTCGGACGTCATAACGTCAGGGACGTTCTCAGGTGAGCGTGCCCTTTCTTTTCCTCCAGTATATTACGGCCGCGCTCGCGACGAATATCGAAGAATAAGTACCGACAAGGACTCCGACTATCAACGTAAAAGCAAAATCATGTATCACGGAGCCGCCAAGCACGAAAAGGGGTATCAGTACGAGGAACACGGTGATGCCCGTAAGTATTGTCCTCGACAGAGTCTGGTTAATCCCCTCGTTGACTACATCTTTAAAGCCCGATTTCGAGCTTTTCTTCATATTCTCCCTGATTCTGTCGAATATTATTATAGTATCGTTTACTGAATAACCGATAACGGTCAGAAGCGCGGCAACGAGGGCGAGGTTAAATTCCTTATCCGTTATAGAAATTGCGCCGAGAGTGATTACGGTATCATGAACGAGCGCTATGACCGCGCCCATGGCGAACGCGAACTCGAATCTCATCATTACGTAGATAAGAATTCCCACACAGCCGAGAAGTATTGATATAACTGCCTTTCTTATGAGCTCACCGCCTACCTTCGGACCTATATAATCCACTCTGAGAATTGAGCCCCCCTGGAACTGGGGATTTTTCTCAATCAAGCTCTCGAGCTCGGTCTGAAAAACCTGTATCTCCTCGAACTTCACAAGCTCGGAGGAAAACCTTATCAAATACTCGTTATCGCTCTGAAGGCCCAGCCTCTGAACTTCTTCGGGCGGATAACCGACCTCGCCCAGGGTATTTTTTATATCTTCAATGCTCACGTCTTTTGCCAGTTTTATGTGTATCTCCGTGCCGCCCGTAAACTCAACGCCCCAGTTAGGCCCTTTATGATAAATAAGCGAACCGATAGATATAATAATCAGAACCAGAGACAAAATAACGGCCTTCCCCATTTTCCCCACAAAATTTATACGAGTGTTAGGTTTTATTAAATCCAAAGTTCGTGATCCTCCTGGGTTTTCCGTCAGATGCTTAGGGCCGGAACCTTTTTATCCTGGTAAATGAGATTTGTAATGACTCGGGCAACCACCACGTTGCTGAAAACGGTTGAAATAATACCTATGGAAAGGGTTGCGGCGAAACCCTTGATCGGACCCGTGCCGAACCAGAAAAGGATAAGAGCCGTTATCAGAGTGGTTATGTTCGCGTCAAGCACCGTCCAGAGCGACCTCGAGTAACCGGCGTCAATGGCGGCGATAGGGGACTTCCCGACTCTGAGCTCCTCTTTTATTCTCTCCAGAATGATTATATTTCCGTCAACCGCCATACCCAGCGTGAGCACGAGCCCCGCTATGCCGGGGAGTGTGAGGGTAACCCCGAAGGCGGAAAGAAAGCCCATAATGAAAAGCATATTAAGCGCAAGCGCAATGTCGGACACAACTCCCTGCAGCTTGTAGAAAAATATCATAAATATTATGACCAGCACGCCTCCGACCATCATGGAAAGCTTCCCTTTTTCTATGGAGTCCTTTCCGAGCGAAGGGCCGACTGTGCGCTCCTGCTCTATATTTACCGGGACCGGAAGGGCTCCCGACCGGAGAACGAGGGCGAGGTCCTTTGCCTCCTCCGCCGTGAAATCCCCCGTAATCCTTCCCTGAGAAGTAATCCTCTCCTGTATAGTGGGCGCGGATTTAATAGTGCCGTCCAGAACGATGGCAAGCCTGTTGCCGATGTTCGTCTCCGTCAACTCGCCGAACTTACTGGCCCCCTCTCCCTTGAAATTAAAGCCCACCGCCGGCCTGCCGAATTCATCGAAAATAAGCCTCGCGTCCGAGAGGGACTCGCCCGTTACCTGCGCCTCTGAAGTGGTCACAAAAAACTTCTCGTTTTCCGAACCCGTAGCGCCGGGATGGAGCATTAAATCCTGGCCGGACAATTCGTCAGGATTGCTTACGCCGTACTTCGCGAGAACTGTTTCCTCGGCTGCCCCTGTGTCCCTGACGATTTTAAATTCGAGTACCGCCGATTTTTTTATAATATCTATTATTCTCTGTCTGTCCTTTTCCGAGGCTCCGGGAACCTGAATCAATATCCTGTCGGAGCCCGCCTTCTGAATGGACGGCTCGACCAGACCCAGCTCCTGAACTCGATTTTCAATGACCTGTTTTACCTGGTCGATGGCCCTTATCTTTATATCATCCAGATAGCCATCCTTGAGCGCGAATCTCAGCGACAGGCCGTCCCCGTCTATGTCCGCTCTGTCACTGTAGTTGTCATCGGCGATTTTTTTGGCTTTCTCCAGATCCCCCTCAGAGAAAAAGCTGAGCGTTAGATCCTTTCCCTCTATCTGTGTCCCCTTAACGAGCACCTTTTCATTTTTTAACTCACTCGCCGTAAAATCCTTGATACCGGTGAGCTCATGCTCCACAGCGGCCTCCGAGTCCACACCTATGAGGAGAAAAATACCCCCCCTCAGGTCGAGGCCCAGTCTTATTCCCCTGTCGGGGAACACTTTGCCCCACCAGCCGGGAAGCGCGTCACCCAAAAAAGTAGGGGCCAGAAGAATTACGGATAAAACCGCTACGGTAAATATGGTTATAAGCCAGCCTTTAGAAGCTCTCATTTCCTGGATTTATCCTCCTTTTCCTTCAACTCTTGTTTTTCGGAAGGCTGTAAACCCGCTATGCCTGAACGGCTTATGCGTATGCTGACGCCTTTAGCTATTTCAAGCGTGACGACGTCGTCATCTGAAATGTTCAGAATTTTACCGTAGATCCCGCCCGAGGTAATAACGCTGTCCCCGCGCTTAAGATTCCTGATCATTTCATCCCTTTTCTTGCCCTGCTTTTGCTGAGGCCTGAGTATGAGGAAATAGAAAAGGACAAATATCAGGATAAACGGAAGAAACGCCAGAGGGCCGCTTCCCGCCCCGCCCTCACCGCCGGGGGCGCAGCCTCCGATCGTAATTAAGGCTATCGCTATTATAATAACCAAGTTCTTCAACACTGCTCTTTACCTCCGAGGGATTTTACCCGACTTAAAAGATTCGGAAAATTATCGTTATTTATACTCTCTCTTATGTCTCTCATTAATTTCCCGTAGTAACCGAGATTATGAAGCGTGAGAAGGCGTAAAACCAGAACTTCTTTCGCCATGTAGAGATGTCTCAGATATGCTC
The DNA window shown above is from Deltaproteobacteria bacterium and carries:
- the pheS gene encoding phenylalanine--tRNA ligase subunit alpha yields the protein MEEKLEQFRLEARDELEKIRDEVSLQNLKARFVGKKGVITEILKGMKDVPPDERPEMGKLINETKTFVEEMFEKRHQELREEKKNRALLEEEIDVTLPGRGMPGGGKHPVSLVMEEIVSIFERMGFQVAEGPEIETDYYNFEALNIPKNHPARDMQDTFYISEEIVLRTHTSPVQIRVMEKQEPPVKIIAPGKVYRCDSDVSHTPMFHQIEGLLVDEQVTFGDLKGVLTEFVRLFFGEGIGVRFRPSFFPFTEPSAEVDMSCVICGAKGCRVCKNTGWLEILGCGMVDPEVFRSVGYDPDKYSGFAFGMGIERIAMLKFGINDIRLFFENDVRFLKQFV
- a CDS encoding cupin domain-containing protein, with amino-acid sequence MSASVKNLSEIPVEKLGAGKSTYRQVLIGPAEGPNFAMRRFIMEPGGGIPSHTNTVEHEQFVLRGRARIGIGDAVYEVKPDDVLFIPAGVPHWYEVLGDENFEFLCMVPNQDDKISLIEKKK
- the gyrB gene encoding DNA topoisomerase (ATP-hydrolyzing) subunit B, producing the protein MLKEDSSYTAEKIKVLPGLEAVRKRPDMYIGDTSTRGFHHLVFEVLDNSVDEALAGYCDRINVTIHVDESVTIEDNGRGIPVDKHKETGKSAAEVVMTMLHAGGKFEGKVYQVSGGLHGVGVTVVNALSEYLILEIRRDGKVWYQKYERGQAVTELKETGKTERSGTKISFKPDSTIFEVGEFSYDTLAHRIRELAFLNKGLVISLTDERSGKSQEFYYKGGIVAFVEELNRNKKALHPSPIYVTGEKDDIIVEVALQYNDSYTETIFAYANNINNIEGGTHLTGFRGALTRTVNKYAEDKGLLKNAKVSLSGDDAREGLTAIISVKLPDPKFEGQTKTKLGNTDVKGIVEVLLNEKLGAFFEENPSVSKKIIEKAVDAARAREAARKARELTRRKSALESGSLPGKLADCQERDPELCELFIVEGESAGGSAKQARARYNQAVLPLRGKILNVEKARFDKMLSNEEIRTLITVLGTGIGSDDFDISKLRYHKIILMTDADVDGSHIRTLLLTFFYRQFPEILDRGHLYVAQPPLYRVKRGKEERYLKDDLMYEDYFLERGTDGVTMSVSENGNGSREIKGTRLLDVIKKSISYGKALDRIARWGRDRRIVDAFASREGFRKSNLQIGNEAELDTHLQAIKERIESRHPEVTGLDWELQDDPEHGSSKIFYTFKESGRNRTTLIDFDFLNSPEFADLKNLRDSIKVVGDPPYGVVDEETTVELQTLAEVAEHILSRGKKGMSIQRYKGLGEMNPEQLWETTMNPETRVLKKVVIEDAFESDEIFTILMGDQVEPRKEFIETNALNVSNLDV
- a CDS encoding molybdopterin-dependent oxidoreductase; amino-acid sequence: MPKLTIDGIEIEVENGLNLIEAASRAGIDVPHFCYHPALSVVAQCRQCLVEVEGVPKVMPACNTYVRDGLIVKTNSERAIKARKATVEFTLINHPLDCPICDKGGECPLQLTTVKHGPGYSRFEGPEEKKVRRKYYLSDRILYDPNRCIMCTRCVRFTDEVTKTHELGYEGRGFRKKIVVFPEKDLDNELAGNVTDLCPVGALLNKENLHEERVWYWKFTDSVCSLCSNGCNITVGVDPRKGRVARVRPRINMDVNEYWICDRGRYDFKEVQEGKTRLKDPIVRKGEGFEISGWVEAIELASNQLKKISRTDPESIAVIGSPTLTNEELYLLKKLSGTLKTGRIASNIGTVNQEKRYGLISSDPYPNSRGVKDMGYPSGAEKIHELIEQILGGRIKALYAAGEDLFNFVSVEERPKLIEALTGLTLLAVQDYRITETAKLAHVILPGASPYEKEGTFTNDRGRVQRVRQAIAPPGTAKPDWEILALLGTTFEAETFSYENPSEIMAEIAGAFPAYRGMNYSNIGMLGADTAD
- the secD gene encoding protein translocase subunit SecD; its protein translation is MRASKGWLITIFTVAVLSVILLAPTFLGDALPGWWGKVFPDRGIRLGLDLRGGIFLLIGVDSEAAVEHELTGIKDFTASELKNEKVLVKGTQIEGKDLTLSFFSEGDLEKAKKIADDNYSDRADIDGDGLSLRFALKDGYLDDIKIRAIDQVKQVIENRVQELGLVEPSIQKAGSDRILIQVPGASEKDRQRIIDIIKKSAVLEFKIVRDTGAAEETVLAKYGVSNPDELSGQDLMLHPGATGSENEKFFVTTSEAQVTGESLSDARLIFDEFGRPAVGFNFKGEGASKFGELTETNIGNRLAIVLDGTIKSAPTIQERITSQGRITGDFTAEEAKDLALVLRSGALPVPVNIEQERTVGPSLGKDSIEKGKLSMMVGGVLVIIFMIFFYKLQGVVSDIALALNMLFIMGFLSAFGVTLTLPGIAGLVLTLGMAVDGNIIILERIKEELRVGKSPIAAIDAGYSRSLWTVLDANITTLITALILFWFGTGPIKGFAATLSIGIISTVFSNVVVARVITNLIYQDKKVPALSI
- the secF gene encoding protein translocase subunit SecF, giving the protein MDLIKPNTRINFVGKMGKAVILSLVLIIISIGSLIYHKGPNWGVEFTGGTEIHIKLAKDVSIEDIKNTLGEVGYPPEEVQRLGLQSDNEYLIRFSSELVKFEEIQVFQTELESLIEKNPQFQGGSILRVDYIGPKVGGELIRKAVISILLGCVGILIYVMMRFEFAFAMGAVIALVHDTVITLGAISITDKEFNLALVAALLTVIGYSVNDTIIIFDRIRENMKKSSKSGFKDVVNEGINQTLSRTILTGITVFLVLIPLFVLGGSVIHDFAFTLIVGVLVGTYSSIFVASAAVIYWRKRKGTLT
- the yajC gene encoding preprotein translocase subunit YajC, which produces MKNLVIIIAIALITIGGCAPGGEGGAGSGPLAFLPFILIFVLFYFLILRPQQKQGKKRDEMIRNLKRGDSVITSGGIYGKILNISDDDVVTLEIAKGVSIRISRSGIAGLQPSEKQELKEKEDKSRK
- the dcd gene encoding dCTP deaminase; its protein translation is MGVKPDHWIRKMALEQNMIEPFIDGQIREGSISYGLSAYGYDIRVSDEFKVFTNIYNSVVDPKKFDDKSFVEIKSDVCMIPPNSFALARTVEYFRVPRSTITLCVGKSTYARCGIIVNVTPFEPEWEGYVTLEISNTTPLPAKIYANEGIAQVLFFEADEMCEVSYADKKGKYQKQVGITPPKV
- the nuoH gene encoding NADH-quinone oxidoreductase subunit NuoH, with amino-acid sequence MIWVELGISLVKIALLFFVVLTLVAYLTLAERRVSAFIQDRLGPNRVGPFGFLQPLADGVKFIFKEDIIPTKADRTFFVVAPAFALITALIALAVIPIGKGFYTTIFGLLQDPVYVKLQIADLNVGVLYVLAIGSLSVYGVVLGGWASNSKYSFLGGLRGAAQMISYELAMGISILGVVAWTGSLRLDDIIEAQSQYWFAFPQILGCLVFIIAAFAETNRLPFDMPEAETEIVAGYHTEYSSMKFAMFFMAEYTHMIVVSCLVVALFFGGWYPLPFGGWFGIDIDTYWYLPPLVFIGKVLAFLFFFIWVRFTLPRFRYDQVMNLGWKVLLPVAIANIIIISIAILVLQNYGYLQA
- a CDS encoding DUF456 domain-containing protein; the encoded protein is MDYVIFALFILIAAAGLISHVFGLPGNFIILGASILYGWYGGFGEITVKIIIILVALAVLAEVIEFILGILGAKKYKSSNKAVVGSIIFGIIGGVLGIPFFFGIGAVIGAFIGAFVGAFIIELLLEKNFDRAVKSGQGALLGRVGGAISKGAIGLTMIAITIVSVVRN